GAGGTTCGTGATTCTTGGGCGCGGATTGCACCGGCAAAGTAGCGGAAGTGGTCGATGGCCAGTGGAATGTCGGCGGCGAGAGTTTCACGTACCGCCTTGCCGTTGTCCCATGTTTCTGCAACGGCGATTTCTTCAAGATGTTCTTCCATGCGGTCGGCAATACGGTGCAAAATGAGTGCGCGCTCGGCCGGCGAGCTGTGGCCCCATGCTTTTGCTGCATCATGCGCTGCATCCAGGGCCTTTTCCACGTCGGCAGCGGTTCCTCGTGCCACTTGGCAGAACACTTCGCCAGTGACTGGGGTGATGTTATCGAGGTACTCGCCACCTACCGGTGGAACCCATTGGCCACCAATGTAGTTGTCGTAGCGCTTCTTGTAGTTGACTACGGAACCTGGCGTTCCCGGATATGCGTAAACAGTCATGCGGGTCACTCCTTAGAGGGATCATGTAACAAACAACATATTGAGAAGCGATTGTACGGATGTGTCCGGTGGCTGTCTGCAGGAATGCTTCGCCGCAAACCGTGCAAACTACCAAAAAATTCTATCCACGCATCACCTAAACCAAAATTGTAAATATTGTTAATTTGACCTTACCCGCCAAAAATACCCCCGTACGCCCCCTATCCCGTCAACCTAGACTAAAGATTGTTTTAGAGTTAAAAATTAGGTTTTTAACAATTCACTCTCGCTAAGGAGCCTCTTAAACTGTGAAGCCTTTACATCATGCGATTACCGTCGCAACAGCCATCGCTATCACATTGTCCGGCATACACACCGCCAGCGCTACAGAAACGAATACAGTACCTTCCGCAGATACAGAAGCACCCAAACCCGTGGAAACGGTTACATCAGACGTAGACTGTTCAGTTTCTGCAGCTTGGGGACTCTACAAATTCAATCAAAAATCAAATTTCAGTGCAGAATTCGAAATACCAAAATCTGTTAAAGCCGGCACAGGTTTTGACGCGCTCATTAAAATTAAAGACATATCCGTAAGTAATGACAATTTAAGCGGATATAAAAACGCTAAGCTGACCAAAAGCAGTATTCGAATTAACGTTGGAAAAAATGTCAAACTTGATGGAAATCAACCAGGACTTTCTCTTTCAAATGGTGTCCTGTCAATCAACGACCATCTACAAGCGTCGCTTGAAGGTAAATCATTAAGAATCTCCGCTGCTCCAATTACGGTCCACCTTCAAGCATTAACAGAAGGCACTCTGACATTCGTCCCTGAAAAGACAATTCTGACAAATACAGCGTCTGTAGATGGATACACTGCCAATACAACCTGTACAACTAACACAGACAAACCATTCGCAACTGTCAAAGTTGATCCTGCAGACGGTTTGACTATAACCGCACCTGAAAGCGCATCCATTAAACAAGATGTACAAATAACCGCAACTGTTCCAGAGAAATTAAACGAAAAAATGGATGGGAAAGTCCAATTTTTTGTTGATCATATTGCGGCCGGTGATCCTGTTCCAGTGACCGAAGACAATAAAGCTTCCACTTCTATTATTTTTGATACCAGTGGGTCAAAATCAATTACTGCACGATTCATTGACGCCGAAGGATACAATCCAGTTCCAGATGGCGAAACAATCATTCCTGTGGTAATGGAGCTCGATACAAAGAAGCCTGAAGATACCGATTCCTACACCGGTTTGATTAACGGATCCGCTACCTCACTCCTCAATCCAGTTAAAGTAATGCCTGGGGAAAAGGTTTCGGTATCTGCTTCACTCCTTCCAAATAAGGTTCCAATCCGTGTTTATGAAATCGGTATCAATGCACCAGAAGACGTCAAATACATCGATGGAACAGGAAAAACTAACTATTCATCAAAACTAGCTACTACTGGTTCAGTCTTCAACTCTCCGGGCAGTGGGTATTACGACCCAGAATGGAAGAATGAAAGTAAAAAACCAAATGAAAGTTACCGAGGCTTCCACAGCGATACTTCCTATTCTGTCGTAGATACCTCGCCCCAGACCGTGTCAGCTGAGTTTGAGATTCCAGAGACTCTTGCACCAGGTATTTATATGTTCCAAATGGGCGTGTATAAGTACAGCAATAGCCTTAAAGACTTAGTCAGCATCCCTGAAACAGCTTTCGAAATTGCCGGCCCTGATTTGCCTGCTCTCCCTGAGCGCAAAATCAAACCTCAACCAGAGGAAGCACCTGAAGCTTCCGATGGATCTTCGACCGCCAAGCTGGTTAAATCCCCATGGTTCTGGACAGGAATTATCGGCGCAGTAGCAGGCATTGCAGCTCTCGTTTATAAATTCTTCTTCGCCCCTAGGTAGTACACTCTCAAACTACACACAGAAAAACCTCACCTAGCAATTGAACTGGCCCCGAAAGTTGGACTGGTTTT
The sequence above is drawn from the Corynebacterium rouxii genome and encodes:
- a CDS encoding Ig-like domain-containing protein, whose translation is MKPLHHAITVATAIAITLSGIHTASATETNTVPSADTEAPKPVETVTSDVDCSVSAAWGLYKFNQKSNFSAEFEIPKSVKAGTGFDALIKIKDISVSNDNLSGYKNAKLTKSSIRINVGKNVKLDGNQPGLSLSNGVLSINDHLQASLEGKSLRISAAPITVHLQALTEGTLTFVPEKTILTNTASVDGYTANTTCTTNTDKPFATVKVDPADGLTITAPESASIKQDVQITATVPEKLNEKMDGKVQFFVDHIAAGDPVPVTEDNKASTSIIFDTSGSKSITARFIDAEGYNPVPDGETIIPVVMELDTKKPEDTDSYTGLINGSATSLLNPVKVMPGEKVSVSASLLPNKVPIRVYEIGINAPEDVKYIDGTGKTNYSSKLATTGSVFNSPGSGYYDPEWKNESKKPNESYRGFHSDTSYSVVDTSPQTVSAEFEIPETLAPGIYMFQMGVYKYSNSLKDLVSIPETAFEIAGPDLPALPERKIKPQPEEAPEASDGSSTAKLVKSPWFWTGIIGAVAGIAALVYKFFFAPR